A stretch of Brassica napus cultivar Da-Ae chromosome C6, Da-Ae, whole genome shotgun sequence DNA encodes these proteins:
- the LOC106354694 gene encoding probable sodium/metabolite cotransporter BASS1, chloroplastic: MASSVVSLSLTTPLKANSFRKYNLTPLPSLRRISCCSTREISLKSRLALPATCKQRRSVELFTRCGVSSNDFPAEKEKEKEKEKERSFGEWVEFLGEAVSTAFPVWVSLGCLLGLVKPSAFNWVTPDLTIIGLTVTMLGMGMTLTLDDLRGALKMPKELFAGFLLQYSVMPLSAYLVSKLLNLPSHYAAGLILVGCCPGGTASNIVTYIARGNVALSVLMTAASTLSAVIMTPLLTAKLAKQYVAVDALGLVKSTLQVVLLPVLAGAFMNQYFQRVVKFVTPLMAPIAVGTVAILCGTAIGQNASAILASGKQVVMACVLLHASGFLFGYLFSRLLRIDVASSRTVSIEVGMQNSVLGLVLAAEHFGNPLTAVPCAVSSVCHSIIGSVLAGVWRRSSPKQLED; this comes from the exons ATGGCCTCCTCCgtggtttctctctctctgacaACGCCATTGAAAGCGAACTCCTTTCGCAAGTACAATCTCACTCCGCTGCCTTCTCTACGTCGTATCTCTTGCTGCTCAACTCGCGAGATTTCTCTCAAATCGCGTTTGGCTCTTCCTGCTACGTGTAAGCAGAGACGAAGTGTTGAGCTTTTCACTCGCTGCGGGGTTTCGTCGAACGACTTCCCCgctgagaaagagaaagagaaagagaaagagaaagagaggagctTTGGGGAGTGGGTCGAGTTTCTGGGAGAGGCGGTGTCGACGGCGTTTCCGGTGTGGGTTTCTCTCGGGTGCTTGCTGGGGCTGGTGAAGCCGAGTGCTTTCAATTGGGTCACTCCTGATTTGACTATCATAGGTCTCACGGTCACGATGCTTGGGATGGGGATGACTTTGACTCTCGATGATCTTCGTGGCGCGTTGAAGATGCCCAAAGAGCTCTTCGCTGGCTTTTTGTTGCAGTACTCG GTCATGCCATTATCAGCATATCTAGTGAGTAAACTCTTGAACTTGCCATCACATTATGCAGCCGGTCTCATATTGGTTGGTTGCTGTCCAGGCG gTACCGCAAGTAACATTGTAACCTACATTGCACG TGGGAATGTCGCACTGTCAGTGTTGATGACAGCAGCTAGTACTCTCTCAGCTGTG ATCATGACGCCGCTTCTTACAGCTAAGCTAGCCAAACAATACGTCGCAGTAGATGCTCTCGGACTAGTAAAGTCAACACTACAG GTGGTTCTTCTCCCAGTGTTGGCTGGTGCATTTATGAACCAGTACTTCCAAAGAGTGGTGAAGTTTGTTACTCCTCTCATGGCTCCAATCGCGGTTGGAACGGTCGCGATTCTCTGCGGGACTGCGATTGGTCAGAACGCCTCTGCCATACTCGCGTCAGGGAAACAAGTGGTCATGGCTTGTGTCCTTCTTCACGCCTCTGGATTTCTCTTTGGCTATCTGTTCTCGAGATTGCTCAGAATTGACGTGGCTTCGTCAAGAACCGTCTCCATCGAAGTTGGCATGCAG AACTCGGTGCTTGGACTTGTTCTGGCGGCAGAGCATTTTGGGAATCCGCTCACTGCAGTACCGTGCGCTGTTTCTAGCGTCTGTCACTCCATCATCGGTAGCGTCTTGGCTGGGGTCTGGAGACGCAGTTCCCCAAAACAGCTTGAAGACTGA